The following proteins come from a genomic window of Trifolium pratense cultivar HEN17-A07 linkage group LG4, ARS_RC_1.1, whole genome shotgun sequence:
- the LOC123921222 gene encoding photosynthetic NDH subunit of subcomplex B 1, chloroplastic: MATTATCYLHPKNSKPFSHFTTNPPSIPSTYPTHVSLLTSLDYPSHLHCSNSTRRSNVRVNAKKNNPWLDPFNDGEDPNMEYGSLFSDGKQDEDSRPPDDPNNPYGFLKFPPGFTVEIASLGLKVRGDVRRCCCVVAGGVYENLLFFPTIQLIKDRYPGVQIDVVGSERGKQCYELNKNVRWANVFDPDDDFPEPAEYTDFVGQLKSRYYDMVLSTKLAGIGHASYLFMTTARDRVSYVYPNVNAAGAGLFLSETFTPDSPNLSEGGYHMYHQMEDWLGRSFRSVPKQVVPPLKISLSRKLKEVVEEKYTKAGVRKGRYVVIHGIQSDSKASMQSRGDSDSLLPLEVWAEISDAVRDFTPLFVIPHEKERENVEEIVGEDSSIIFITTPGQLAALINDSAGVIATNTAAIQLAHAREKPSVALFGSQEKGNKFVPRAEEKKCIVISSKTGKLIDIDVEAVKNAVQTFNLSLAFA; encoded by the exons ATGGCTACAACAGCAACATGTTATTTACATCCCAAAaattcaaaacctttttcacaTTTCACTACAAACCCACCATCCATTCCTTCAACTTATCCAACCCATGTTTCATTATTAACTTCATTAGACTATCCATCACATTTACATTGTTCCAACTCAACTCGAAGATCAAATGTTCGAGTAAATGCCAAAAAGAACAATCCATGGCTTGACCCTTTTAACGACGGAGAAGACCCGAACATGGAATACGGTTCCTTGTTTTCAGACGGTAAACAAGACGAGGATTCAAGGCCACCGGATGATCCAAATAACCCTTATGGATTCTTGAAATTTCCACCTGGTTTTACAGTTGAGATAGCTTCTTTGGGATTGAAAGTTAGAGGTGATGTTAGGAGATGTTGTTGTGTGGTAGCTGGTGGTGTTTATGagaatttgttgttttttccaACTATACAGTTGATTAAGGATAGGTATCCTGGTGTTCAGATTGATGTTGTGGGTTCTGAGAGAGGGAAACAATGTTATGAGTTGAATAAGAATGTTAGATGGGCTAATGTTTTTGATCCTGATGATGACTTTCCTGAGCCTGCTGAGTATACTGATTTTGTTGGTCAACTGAAG AGTAGGTACTATGATATGGTCTTAAGCACCAAATTGGCAGGAATTGGCCATGCATCATATTTATTCATGACAACTGCTCGAGATAGAGTTAGTTATGTCTACCCAAATGTGAATGCTGCAGGAGCAGGACTGTTTCTATCTGAAACATTCACACCCGATAGTCCAAATCTTTCAGAAGGAGGATATCATAT GTATCATCAGATGGAAGACTGGCTAGGTAGATCATTTCGAAGCGTTCCAAAGCAGGTTGTACCACCACTTAAAATATCGCTTTCAAGGAAGTTAAAGGAAGTTGTGGAGGAGAAATACACAAAAGCAGGTGTAAGGAAAGGAAGATATGTTGTGATTCATGGGATACAATCAGACTCAAAGGCCTCAATGCAGTCTAGGGGTGATTCTGATAGCTTGCTACCCCTTGAAGTGTGGGCTGAAATTTCTGATGCTGTAAG GGATTTTACGCCTCTTTTTGTCATTCCACATgagaaagaaagggaaaatgTTGAGGAAATTGTTGGAGAAGATTCCTCCATAATATTCATCACCACCCCTGGACAG TTGGCTGCTCTTATTAATGACTCAGCTGGAGTGATAGCTACCAATACAGCCGCAATTCAGCTTGCACACGCACGCGAAAAACCTAG TGTTGCCCTATTTGGCTCTCAAGAGAAGGGAAACAAGTTTGTTCCACGTGCTGAAGAGAAGAAATGCATTGTGATATCATCGAAGACGGGGAAGTTGATTGATATAGATGTTGAGGCTGTAAAAAATGCAGTTCAAACTTTCAACCTGTCTCTAGCTTTTGCATAG
- the LOC123921224 gene encoding phosphatidyl-N-methylethanolamine N-methyltransferase-like, with protein sequence MGIVLAIVVLSQFPFYYYVWNWPQSWVDLCGKGRDPSKIMAYVGHLLKIIQFISLFSVSSFHWPPPFYFWPLFAFGQFLNFRVYQLLGEAGTYYGVRFGKTIPWVTEFPFGVISDPQYIGSIMSLLACLPWVPFQYILLWILGYVFMIRVESKEDASTRAKPLN encoded by the exons ATGGGAATTGTTTTGGCTATTGTTGTGTTATCACAATTTCCTTTCTACTATTATGTATGGAATTGGCCTCAATCATGGGTGGACTTATGTGGTAAAGGAAGAGACCCTTCAAAGATTATGGCTTATGTTGGTCATTTGTTGAAGATCATTCAGTTCATTTCACTCTTTTCTGTCTCTTCTTTTCATTGGCCTCCTCCTTTTTACTTCTGGCCACTTTTTGCCTTTGGACAGTTCCTTAACTTCAG GGTTTATCAGTTGCTTGGTGAGGCTGGCACGTATTACGGTGTACGCTTCGGAAAGACAATTCCTTGGGTAACCGAATTCCCTTTCGGAGTCATCAGTGATCCTCAATATATTGGCAGCATCATGAGTCTTCTAGCATGCCTTCCATGGGTTCCTTTTCAGTACATTCTCCTGTGGATTTTAGGATATGTGTTTATGATTCGTGTCGAATCAAAGGAAGATGCATCGACTCGTGCGAAGCCACTCAACTGA